A section of the Triticum dicoccoides isolate Atlit2015 ecotype Zavitan chromosome 7A, WEW_v2.0, whole genome shotgun sequence genome encodes:
- the LOC119330511 gene encoding cytokinin dehydrogenase 11-like — MMLAYMDRAAAGAATERDALELTVVAADAAECAAARDFGGLVSARPAAVVRPASADDVASAIRAAARTTHLTVAARGNGHSVAGQAMSDGGLVLDMRAGAASRRLQMKLVSSGGGAAFADVPGGALWEEVLHWAVSNHGLAPASWTDYLRLTVGGTLSNGGVSGQSFRYGPQVSNVAELEVVTGEGECRVCSPSAHADLFFAVLGGLGQFGVITRARIPLSPAPQTVKWARVVYASFAEYAADAEWLVTRPAESAFDYVEGFAFVRSDDPVNGWPSVPIPAGARFDPSLLPAGEPGPLLYCLEVALYQHQHKQPDDVDERMGEMMRRLKYVRGLEYAADVGYVEFLSRVNRVEEEARRSGSWAAPHPWLNLFVSARDIADFDRAVLKGMLADGVDGPMLIYPMLKSKWDPNTSVALPEGEVFYLVALLRFCPGGGGAAVEELVAQNGAIVDACRSSGYDYKTYFPHYRTEADWVRHFGAKWARFVDRKARYDPLAILAPGQKIFARTPSSSRTDRS; from the exons ATGATGCTCGCGTACATGgaccgcgccgccgccggcgccgccaccgAGCGGGACGCGCTCGAGCTGACCGTGGTGGCCGCCGACGCGGCAGAGTGCGCGGCGGCGAGGGACTTCGGCGGCCTCGTGAGCGCGCGCCCCGCGGCCGTCGTCCGCCCGGCGAGCGCGGACGACGTGGCCAGCGCCATCCGCGCGGCGGCGCGCACCACGCACCTCACCGTGGCCGCCCGCGGCAACGGCCACTCGGTGGCCGGGCAGGCCATGTCCGACGGGGGGCTCGTCCTCGACATGCGGGCCGGCGCGGCCTCCCGGCGCCTGCAGATGAAGCTCGTCTCGTCTGGCGGTGGGGCGGCTTTCGCCGACGTCCCCGGCGGCGCGCTCTGGGAGGAGGTCCTCCACTGGGCCGTCTCGAACCACGGCCTCGCCCCCGCCTCCTGGACGGACTACCTCCGGCTCACAGTCGGCGGCACGCTCTCCAACGGCGGCGTCAGCGGGCAGTCCTTCCGCTACGGCCCGCAGGTGTCCAACGTGGCGGAGCTGGAGGTGGTGACCGGCGAAGGCGAGTGCCGCGTCTGCTCCCCCTCCGCCCACGCCGACCTCTTCTTCGCCGTGCTCGGCGGCCTCGGCCAGTTCGGCGTAATCACCCGCGCCCGCATCCCGCTCTCCCCCGCGCCACAAACG GTGAAGTGGGCGCGCGTGGTGTACGCGAGCTTCGCGGAGTACGCGGCGGACGCGGAGTGGCTGGTGACGCGGCCGGCTGAGTCGGCGTTCGACTACGTGGAGGGCTTCGCGTTCGTGCGCAGCGACGACCCGGTGAACGGCTGGCCGTCGGTGCCCATCCCCGCCGGCGCCCGCTTCGACCCGTCGCTGCTCCCCGCCGGCGAGCCCGGCCCGCTGCTCTACTGCCTGGAGGTGGCCCTGTACCAGCACCAGCACAAGCAGCCGGACGACGTGGACGAG AGGATGGGGGAGATGATGCGGCGGCTCAAGTACGTGCGGGGCCTGGAGTACGCGGCGGACGTCGGGTACGTGGAGTTCCTGTCGCGCGTGAACCgggtggaggaggaggcgcgccggagcggCAGCTGGGCGGCGCCGCACccgtggctcaacctcttcgtctcCGCGCGCGACATCGCCGACTTCGACCGCGCCGTGCTCAAGGGCATGCTCGCCGACGGCGTCGACGGGCCCATGCTCATCTACCCCATGCTCAAGAGCAA GTGGGACCCGAACACGTCGGTGGCGCTGCCGGAGGGCGAGGTGTTCTACCTGGTGGCGCTGCTGCGGTTctgcccgggcggcggcggcgcggcggtggaGGAGCTGGTGGCGCAGAACGGCGCCATCGTGGACGCCTGCCGGAGCAGCGGCTACGACTACAAGACCTACTTCCCGCACTACCGCACGGAAGCCGACTGGGTGCGCCACTTCGGCGCCAAGTGGGCCCGCTTCGTCGACCGCAAGGCCCGCTACGACCCGCTGGCGATCCTCGCCCCGGGCCAGAAGATCTTCGCCaggaccccctcctcctcgcgaACCGACCGATCATAG